From Arthrobacter citreus, one genomic window encodes:
- a CDS encoding family 20 glycosylhydrolase, which translates to MKKTCDKILAFVMVIAMAFSVILGMVTLPLSTAKAATTAITTNNIIPAPLSYTAGTGNFIVDPNTKIYVNGTSQAQTDEIRNNIGNYLQSKMAPSTGYRLTVVEGSTPPSDSIYLTIGTPSHAGVEAYDLTVTTTNITITARDQQGLFRGIQSIRQLLPPQIDSHTLVEGVSWTVPCSTIQDAPTYAIRGYMLDVARHFFTVAEVERQIDLAAEYKLNEYHLHLTDDQAWRIQISGNLDENDPYSNLTSPTNVNNQVNSSQFNAAPVPSATTPNATNVPDLTYPGGSKQYYTMADLKEIIDYANARYIDLIPEIDLPSHINAAITALPVLNANPLNKAGTGSVYSGTNVGFNALQAVDTPSYSSSLTYKFVEDVISQIAAVSTSPYIHIGGDESSAVISSANYSTFMKQIATILAKYHKKMIGWNPVEGAFAPSSGEPTGNEAPAGSISEYWNGSASISKAQSYGMKVLFAPFSSAYFSRRNNTNNDIPVGRVNSPISVQKAYQWDPTTSDGVSSNPSMIAGVEGALWSETVYNHQEGIDALTYPRLPALMEVGWTPVSQRNYSNFLPRLQAQQERFAVEKINYYNDPLVFEQPTSPPSLQDMHFMFDEGIGNTVTDAVNGISYPISGTVTWDPDHSGNANAALNFDGKSTYINLNSSSRGATDYSGDWSVSMWIDPHTLSNGGLAKPFDNILGGSTATIKLRQYNSSGAGTNIGVSKNGSYDAQFSYAPAVGTWIYVTITQAGTTQTLYINGSQVSQQIVSSPANLPLQFIGAGWKVGATSPTPIATISASMSDLLISGRELTSNEVLALYTNGEVADHTKLETAIRSATTKVNSSVVGKDYGEYPQWAVDALNAAITKAKSTDADTGAIQTTIENATATLKNAVTAFEAQQLPCKVNFDSQDGSSVDSQFVPVGQTAVQPSNPTKVGYVFGGWALNGSPYDFSKPVTSDMTLMAIWYVSIASIESHISAFETSGDIDNHGIANSLKQKLRNNDLNGFINEVQAQSGKHISTYGASILVRDAKWLQNQ; encoded by the coding sequence ATGAAAAAAACATGTGACAAAATTCTGGCATTTGTTATGGTAATAGCAATGGCATTTTCAGTTATTTTGGGTATGGTGACTTTACCATTATCAACAGCAAAAGCGGCAACAACGGCAATAACAACGAATAATATTATTCCTGCTCCGCTAAGCTACACAGCAGGCACAGGCAATTTTATAGTAGATCCCAATACTAAGATTTATGTAAACGGCACATCTCAAGCGCAAACAGATGAAATCCGCAACAATATAGGTAACTACCTTCAGAGCAAGATGGCGCCTTCAACTGGTTATCGATTAACTGTTGTCGAGGGAAGTACACCTCCGTCAGACAGTATTTATCTTACAATTGGTACCCCATCACACGCAGGAGTAGAAGCCTATGATTTAACAGTTACTACAACAAATATAACCATCACAGCAAGGGACCAACAAGGACTTTTCAGAGGTATTCAGTCTATCAGGCAGCTACTTCCGCCTCAGATTGACAGCCATACACTTGTAGAAGGGGTTAGCTGGACGGTACCTTGCTCTACTATACAAGATGCCCCGACATATGCAATTCGCGGCTATATGCTTGACGTAGCAAGACACTTCTTCACGGTAGCGGAAGTTGAGCGTCAGATTGACTTAGCAGCGGAATATAAGCTCAATGAATACCACTTACACCTTACAGATGATCAAGCCTGGCGTATACAAATTTCCGGTAATTTAGATGAAAATGACCCGTATTCAAACTTGACTTCACCAACAAATGTAAACAATCAGGTTAATTCCTCCCAATTCAATGCCGCTCCAGTGCCGAGTGCGACGACACCCAATGCTACAAATGTCCCTGATTTGACTTATCCTGGTGGTTCGAAACAGTATTACACAATGGCCGATTTGAAGGAAATTATCGATTATGCAAACGCAAGATATATTGACCTTATACCGGAAATTGATCTCCCGAGCCATATCAATGCAGCTATCACAGCATTACCGGTTCTTAATGCAAACCCATTAAATAAAGCTGGTACAGGTAGCGTGTATTCAGGAACAAATGTAGGTTTCAACGCATTACAGGCAGTTGATACGCCTAGTTATTCATCTTCATTGACATATAAGTTTGTTGAAGACGTCATCAGTCAAATAGCAGCAGTATCTACATCGCCGTACATCCATATCGGTGGTGATGAATCTTCCGCTGTAATTAGCTCAGCCAATTATTCTACGTTTATGAAGCAGATAGCTACAATTTTAGCAAAATATCACAAAAAGATGATTGGTTGGAACCCGGTTGAAGGAGCATTTGCACCATCATCAGGAGAGCCAACAGGTAATGAAGCTCCGGCAGGCTCAATCAGTGAATATTGGAACGGTAGTGCTAGTATAAGTAAAGCCCAGTCTTATGGCATGAAAGTTTTGTTTGCACCTTTTAGCAGCGCATACTTCTCAAGAAGAAATAATACCAATAATGATATTCCGGTAGGCAGAGTGAATAGTCCAATATCGGTACAAAAAGCATACCAATGGGACCCGACAACTAGTGATGGCGTATCATCTAACCCGAGCATGATAGCAGGTGTTGAAGGTGCTTTGTGGTCAGAGACAGTCTACAATCACCAAGAGGGTATAGATGCTTTAACATATCCTAGACTTCCGGCGCTGATGGAAGTGGGCTGGACACCAGTTTCGCAAAGAAATTACTCCAATTTCTTGCCAAGACTGCAAGCTCAACAGGAAAGATTTGCAGTTGAAAAGATTAATTATTATAATGACCCTTTGGTATTTGAGCAACCAACATCGCCACCGTCATTACAAGATATGCACTTCATGTTTGATGAGGGCATAGGAAACACAGTTACAGATGCAGTAAACGGCATAAGTTATCCAATTTCAGGAACAGTAACATGGGATCCTGATCACAGCGGTAATGCCAATGCTGCACTTAATTTTGATGGTAAAAGCACATATATTAATCTTAACTCCTCATCAAGAGGTGCTACGGATTATTCGGGTGATTGGTCTGTTTCAATGTGGATAGACCCACATACATTATCAAATGGTGGGCTTGCAAAACCATTTGATAATATTTTAGGAGGCTCTACAGCTACCATTAAGCTTAGGCAATATAATTCTAGCGGTGCAGGAACAAATATCGGAGTGTCAAAAAATGGAAGTTACGATGCCCAATTTTCATATGCACCTGCAGTAGGAACATGGATATATGTGACGATAACACAAGCTGGAACTACACAAACTCTTTATATTAATGGTTCACAAGTAAGTCAACAGATCGTATCATCACCGGCTAATCTTCCGCTTCAATTCATAGGTGCAGGTTGGAAAGTCGGAGCAACTTCACCGACTCCTATAGCAACAATTAGCGCATCGATGTCAGACTTGCTCATAAGTGGCAGAGAACTCACTTCGAATGAAGTTTTGGCTCTTTATACCAATGGAGAAGTTGCTGACCATACAAAACTTGAGACAGCAATTAGATCTGCTACAACTAAAGTAAATAGTTCAGTGGTAGGAAAGGATTATGGTGAATATCCTCAGTGGGCAGTTGATGCACTCAACGCGGCAATTACGAAAGCAAAATCAACTGATGCGGATACAGGAGCTATTCAAACCACAATTGAAAACGCAACAGCCACTCTCAAAAATGCAGTCACAGCGTTTGAAGCGCAACAGCTACCTTGCAAAGTAAACTTTGATTCGCAAGACGGTTCGAGTGTTGACAGTCAGTTTGTGCCGGTAGGTCAAACAGCCGTACAACCGAGCAATCCGACAAAAGTCGGATATGTATTCGGAGGTTGGGCGCTAAACGGTAGCCCGTATGATTTCTCTAAGCCGGTTACATCCGATATGACACTTATGGCGATTTGGTACGTGAGTATTGCATCTATCGAGTCTCACATCAGTGCTTTTGAAACTAGCGGGGATATAGATAACCATGGGATAGCAAACAGTCTAAAGCAAAAACTCCGGAACAATGACTTGAACGGGTTCATAAACGAGGTTCAGGCACAGTCTGGGAAGCACATTTCAACGTACGGGGCGAGTATTCTTGTTCGTGACGCCAAGTGGCTACAAAACCAGTAA
- a CDS encoding sulfatase, producing the protein MRIVYFDIDSLRPDHLGCYGYARNTSPNIDKIASQGVLFNQMYCASSPCVPARSSFISGRFGINHGALTHWGPGCKFYYPEGDFHSKEMPFFTRYLREANHRTITFSSFGDRHHAWWFFAGWDEVHTHTLKGGTEDAHEVNNAVLPWIKKHGADDNYFLHIQYWDPHSAYTYPKEYAEQFSDNLIQEFPDETAIQMHRKDSFPRSAKFLHWTEDYSTLPKDTMPYEIENREDFKKLIDGYDGGISYMDKHLGQIVDAYRELGIEDEICFIITADHAESFGEQGSYLEHGMATKAVHHIPLIIRVPGMAEGKVTNHFIYNVDIMATVAEMLGLPVPTGWDGTSFLPILKDEEMEGRDYLVLEHGLYACQRAVVDRKWYFLYTYHQGFYHIDDVILYDLENDPYQTVNLAKDYPEVVEKMFLRLSKWVEDNLAKNGVGKDPMREILATGGPFRYLEPQDWILRLENAGWNKEADEYRKKYIKPAVQY; encoded by the coding sequence ATGAGAATTGTTTATTTTGATATTGACTCACTTCGACCAGATCATTTAGGATGCTATGGGTATGCACGGAACACAAGCCCTAATATTGATAAAATAGCTAGTCAAGGGGTTCTGTTTAACCAGATGTATTGTGCTTCGTCTCCATGTGTACCCGCTCGGTCTAGTTTTATTTCAGGGCGCTTCGGAATTAATCATGGAGCTTTAACACATTGGGGACCTGGCTGTAAGTTTTATTATCCAGAAGGGGATTTCCATAGTAAAGAGATGCCATTCTTTACGAGATATTTACGTGAAGCGAATCACCGTACTATTACCTTTTCTTCTTTTGGTGATCGACATCATGCCTGGTGGTTTTTCGCAGGGTGGGATGAAGTTCATACCCATACGTTAAAAGGTGGTACAGAAGATGCTCATGAAGTAAATAATGCAGTTCTACCATGGATCAAAAAGCATGGTGCCGATGATAACTATTTTCTTCATATTCAATATTGGGACCCGCATTCGGCCTATACCTATCCGAAAGAGTATGCGGAGCAATTTTCGGATAATTTAATTCAAGAATTTCCGGATGAGACAGCTATTCAAATGCATCGGAAAGATTCATTTCCGCGGTCGGCTAAATTTCTGCATTGGACAGAAGATTACAGTACGCTCCCAAAGGATACGATGCCATATGAAATTGAAAATCGGGAGGATTTTAAAAAGTTGATAGATGGGTATGACGGTGGTATTTCCTATATGGACAAACACCTTGGACAAATCGTTGATGCTTATCGTGAACTAGGAATTGAAGATGAGATTTGTTTCATCATTACGGCAGATCATGCAGAGTCTTTTGGAGAGCAAGGATCTTACCTGGAGCATGGAATGGCAACTAAAGCAGTCCATCATATTCCACTCATTATCCGGGTTCCTGGTATGGCAGAGGGGAAAGTAACTAATCACTTTATTTATAATGTGGATATTATGGCCACTGTAGCAGAAATGCTGGGATTACCTGTTCCAACAGGTTGGGATGGCACTTCGTTTTTGCCTATTCTAAAGGATGAAGAAATGGAGGGGCGAGATTATCTGGTTCTAGAACATGGATTGTATGCCTGCCAACGAGCTGTGGTTGATCGAAAATGGTATTTCCTTTATACGTATCACCAGGGATTCTATCATATTGATGATGTTATTCTATATGATCTAGAAAATGATCCTTATCAGACAGTCAATTTGGCAAAGGACTATCCGGAAGTAGTAGAGAAAATGTTTCTCCGTTTATCAAAATGGGTGGAAGATAATCTCGCTAAAAATGGAGTTGGAAAAGATCCAATGCGAGAAATACTTGCAACCGGAGGACCTTTCCGTTACCTAGAGCCGCAAGATTGGATCCTTCGTCTAGAAAATGCTGGCTGGAATAAAGAAGCGGATGAATATCGAAAGAAGTATATTAAGCCAGCTGTACAATATTAA
- a CDS encoding DUF202 domain-containing protein: MNDAVEKHKETIDSKYIQQHLANERTYLAWVRTSITIMGVGFLITNLHFSTLNSNAKIGNTLSKIIGLSSIIVGIFALIISTISYFIKGNDINNQTFKFSRLLVVYLSVASILIFIIFGVYYLDVWGLF; the protein is encoded by the coding sequence ATGAATGATGCAGTAGAGAAGCACAAAGAAACAATTGATTCTAAATATATACAACAACATCTAGCAAATGAAAGAACTTATCTTGCTTGGGTAAGAACAAGCATAACAATTATGGGAGTTGGCTTTTTAATCACGAATCTTCATTTTTCAACTCTGAATTCAAATGCAAAAATAGGAAATACTTTATCAAAAATAATCGGATTATCTTCAATAATTGTTGGGATTTTTGCATTAATTATTTCAACGATCAGTTATTTTATCAAAGGAAATGATATTAATAACCAAACATTTAAATTTTCAAGGCTATTGGTTGTTTATTTATCGGTAGCTTCAATTCTTATCTTTATTATTTTTGGAGTATATTATTTAGATGTTTGGGGATTATTTTAA